The Entelurus aequoreus isolate RoL-2023_Sb linkage group LG23, RoL_Eaeq_v1.1, whole genome shotgun sequence genome has a window encoding:
- the LOC133640908 gene encoding trace amine-associated receptor 1-like gives MGAESMVNWTYDLNVMHPCYESDNASVSFSSRPSVTCVSVYVLLALLSAVTICGNLLVIISVMHFQQLHTPTNYLILSLSVADLLVGLLVFPFSMTLTVTACLHRHNFACQIRDSLDIILCTTSILNLCCISIDRYYAVCRPLSYASKMSARVASAMIGASWSVAVVIALGITVGGFSQGTCGEMCSVHVLLANIMGPLFSFYLPAVVMSCIYLKIFFVAQKQLSSIHASKSVSKVERKATRTLAIVMGVFLLFMTPYFFSVVFQPLFRSPPSVAVMETLNWLTLSNSMLNPFIYAFFYNWFRSAFKMIITGKIFQGDLANSNLF, from the coding sequence ATGGGAGCAGAGTCCATGGTCAACTGGACCTATGATCTTAACGTCATGCATCCTTGTTATGAATCTGACAATGCATCTGTGTCATTTAGCAGCCGGCCTTCCGTGACCTGTGTTTCAGTCTATGTTCTCCTTGCTCTGTTGTCTGCTGTGACAATATGTGGGAACCTTCTGGTCATCATTTCTGTCATGCACTTCCAGCAGCTTCACACTCCCACTAATTATCTCATCTTATCTCTTTCCGTGGCCGACCTGCTGGTGGGCCTTCTGGTGTTTCCTTTCAGCATGACTTTGACTGTCACCGCCTGTCTCCATCGCCACAATTTCGCCTGTCAGATACGGGACAGCTTGGATATCATACTCTGCACCACTTCTATTCTCAACCTGTGCTGCATTTCCATAGACCGATACTACGCCGTGTGCCGGCCGCTGTCGTACGCGTCCAAGATGAGCGCCCGGGTGGCGTCCGCGATGATCGGGGCAAGTTGGAGCGTCGCGGTTGTGATTGCGCTCGGTATTACGGTCGGAGGATTCAGCCAAGGAACTTGCGGTGAAATGTGCTCCGTTCATGTTTTGCTTGCAAACATCATGGGACCACTTTTCTCCTTCTACCTGCCTGCAGTGGTCATGAGCTGCATCTACCTGAAGATCTTCTTCGTGGCTCAGAAGCAGCTGAGCAGCATCCACGCTTCAAAGTCTGTGAGCAAAGTGGAGAGGAAAGCCACCAGGACTCTGGCCATTGTTATGGGAGTCTTCTTACTGTTCATGACTCCATACTTTTTTTCCGTGGTCTTCCAGCCGTTATTCCGCAGTCCTCCATCAGTGGCGGTCATGGAGACCCTGAACTGGCTCACCTTGTCCAACTCCATGCTCAATCCTTTCATCTATGCTTTCTTCTACAACTGGTTCCGCTCCGCTTTCAAAATGATCATAACCGGCAAAATATTTCAAGGAGATCTTGCCAACAGCAATTTATTCTGA